From Ignavibacteriota bacterium, the proteins below share one genomic window:
- a CDS encoding M4 family metallopeptidase — translation MYTHILRFLASARPGLILALLATFAASVPAQQPAAFKRRIMERRAAFHGTADAAAAEKVGASLREWTRSSEVLSRRPELRAARGLTPAQILAYDGIARRVAGLRVSWDERGALPISIAAPVLARGYSQAAEADVEAVAAQFFSDFAGLFRLNAASDEFRLLSLTRDESGASHARFAQYHNGVAVWGSEAVLQFSARGDLVLYMGRTRPTPVCSVTPALTRYNAMVTAHNSLPGANTPGFEHEARLVCFAREASDAAALAYEVEFTPTASSRWIVFVDALDGRVLLRYNAACADGPAKGSATDLLGRTRDIDVYLHQGNYYMLDASRPMYRAGESTIPDGPAGAILTLDAQNTDLASVRHVTSASNTWTDASAVSAHAFAGDTYEYFRATHNRNGIDGRGSTIISIVNATDNGQPMENAYWNGRVMVYGNGGATFKPLAGALDVAAHEMTHGVTEHSAGLMYLGQSGALNEAFSDMFAAMVDRDDWRIGEDVVRTGTPYPSGALRDMADPHNGASSGSPAWQPKHMNEFVVLSDAEDNGGVHVNSGIPNHAAYLLSQSIGREKAEKILYRALTTKLTMQSRFVDFRLALIRSADELHGTGSPESAACAAACDQVGIVDGSGTRPPADLPPVNGADRLLFVSTDVSDPVYLWTVQPPAGPSDFTSISSTPVFSRPSVADDGSVAVFIDFEGNIRAVSLDPAAPNEQIIDSSGIWGSLALSRDKRLLALTSLLQEPSIYVIDLGAATPDAREFTLYCPTYSGEGLPDVAKYPDAMDFSPDNTSLLYDVYNEITVGTAPIGFWEINLLSVWDAKNTSFGSGTIYRLFPQETGIDLGNATFARNSQNVIVFDAKDNGSNEGAIAAANLLTDEVSLIARVAHTEPGTPSYRGDDRVVSFSSSALSSSGRDSIYTVDVAADRVTALGAPQGFVPSGIYPIWYRRGLRPSAIGETAPARGTWILEGNYPNPFNPSTSIRFTAPSAGDVRLSVYDVMGREIAVLLSGTVSEGTHIVQWDGTDASGRACASGLYIARLRNAKGVSTLHMLLAQ, via the coding sequence ATGTACACACACATCCTTCGTTTCCTCGCATCCGCGCGGCCGGGCCTGATCCTGGCACTGCTCGCGACGTTTGCCGCCTCCGTGCCCGCCCAGCAGCCGGCGGCATTTAAACGCCGCATCATGGAGCGCCGCGCGGCCTTTCACGGCACCGCCGATGCGGCCGCCGCGGAGAAGGTGGGCGCCTCGCTGCGCGAATGGACACGATCGTCGGAGGTTCTCTCGCGGCGTCCGGAATTGCGCGCGGCGCGCGGACTCACGCCCGCGCAGATCCTCGCCTACGACGGCATCGCGCGACGTGTGGCCGGACTGCGCGTGTCGTGGGACGAGCGCGGCGCGCTGCCCATCAGCATCGCGGCCCCCGTGCTTGCGCGTGGATACTCGCAGGCCGCCGAGGCGGATGTGGAGGCGGTTGCCGCGCAGTTCTTCAGTGATTTTGCCGGACTGTTCCGGTTGAACGCCGCGAGCGACGAATTCCGTCTTCTCTCGCTCACGCGTGATGAATCGGGCGCGTCCCACGCGCGTTTTGCGCAGTATCACAACGGCGTCGCCGTGTGGGGTTCCGAGGCCGTGCTGCAGTTCAGCGCGCGCGGCGACCTGGTGCTGTATATGGGACGCACGCGGCCCACGCCCGTGTGTTCCGTCACACCCGCGCTTACACGGTACAACGCGATGGTGACCGCGCACAACTCGCTGCCGGGGGCCAACACACCCGGCTTTGAACACGAGGCACGGCTCGTCTGTTTTGCGCGCGAGGCCTCCGATGCCGCGGCGCTCGCCTACGAGGTGGAATTCACGCCCACCGCCTCGTCGCGCTGGATCGTGTTTGTCGACGCGCTCGACGGCCGCGTGCTGCTGCGCTACAATGCCGCGTGCGCCGATGGTCCGGCCAAGGGCAGCGCCACGGATCTGCTCGGACGCACCCGCGACATCGATGTGTATCTGCATCAGGGCAACTACTACATGCTGGACGCCTCGCGGCCCATGTACCGCGCGGGTGAGAGCACAATACCCGACGGACCCGCGGGCGCCATTCTCACACTCGACGCGCAGAACACCGACCTCGCCTCCGTCCGTCACGTGACCTCGGCCTCGAACACATGGACCGATGCCTCGGCCGTGTCGGCGCACGCCTTCGCGGGCGACACCTACGAGTACTTCCGCGCCACGCACAACCGCAACGGCATCGACGGCCGCGGCAGCACGATCATCTCGATCGTCAATGCCACCGACAACGGGCAGCCGATGGAAAATGCCTACTGGAACGGCCGCGTGATGGTGTACGGCAACGGCGGCGCCACCTTCAAGCCGCTCGCCGGAGCACTCGATGTTGCGGCGCATGAAATGACACACGGCGTCACGGAACACAGCGCGGGCTTGATGTATCTCGGCCAGTCCGGCGCCCTCAACGAGGCCTTCAGCGACATGTTCGCCGCGATGGTGGACCGCGACGACTGGCGCATCGGCGAGGACGTGGTCCGCACCGGCACGCCATACCCTTCGGGCGCGCTGCGCGACATGGCCGACCCGCACAACGGCGCCTCGAGCGGCTCGCCCGCCTGGCAGCCCAAACACATGAACGAATTTGTGGTACTGTCGGACGCCGAGGACAACGGCGGCGTACATGTGAACAGCGGCATCCCGAATCACGCGGCATATCTGCTATCGCAATCGATAGGCAGGGAGAAGGCAGAAAAAATCCTGTACCGCGCCCTCACGACCAAACTCACCATGCAGTCGCGTTTTGTCGATTTCCGCCTGGCCCTCATACGCAGCGCCGACGAGTTGCACGGCACGGGATCTCCCGAAAGCGCCGCGTGTGCGGCTGCGTGTGATCAGGTCGGCATCGTGGACGGCAGCGGCACACGTCCGCCGGCGGATCTTCCGCCCGTCAACGGCGCGGATCGTCTGCTCTTTGTCAGCACCGACGTCAGTGATCCTGTGTACCTGTGGACGGTACAGCCGCCCGCGGGACCGAGCGATTTTACATCCATCTCGAGCACGCCCGTTTTCTCGCGGCCGTCCGTCGCCGACGACGGCAGCGTCGCGGTGTTTATCGACTTCGAGGGCAACATCCGCGCGGTGAGTCTGGATCCGGCTGCCCCGAACGAACAGATCATCGACAGCAGCGGCATCTGGGGTTCGCTGGCGCTGAGCCGCGACAAGCGCCTGCTTGCGCTCACCTCGCTGCTGCAGGAACCGAGCATCTACGTGATCGATCTGGGCGCGGCCACACCCGACGCGCGCGAGTTCACTCTGTACTGCCCGACATACTCGGGCGAGGGACTCCCCGACGTGGCGAAATATCCCGACGCGATGGACTTCAGTCCCGACAACACCTCGCTGCTGTACGACGTGTACAACGAAATCACCGTCGGCACGGCGCCCATCGGTTTCTGGGAGATCAACCTCCTGTCGGTGTGGGATGCCAAAAACACGAGTTTCGGATCCGGTACTATTTATCGCCTGTTCCCGCAGGAGACGGGCATCGATCTCGGCAACGCCACGTTTGCGCGCAATTCGCAGAACGTGATCGTCTTCGACGCGAAAGACAACGGCAGCAACGAAGGTGCTATCGCAGCAGCAAACTTGCTCACGGACGAGGTAAGCCTCATCGCGCGCGTCGCACACACAGAACCCGGCACGCCGTCGTATCGCGGCGACGACCGCGTCGTGTCGTTCTCGTCGAGCGCCTTGTCGAGCAGCGGACGTGATTCCATTTACACCGTGGATGTGGCGGCCGACCGTGTCACGGCGCTGGGCGCGCCGCAGGGTTTTGTTCCCTCGGGCATCTATCCGATCTGGTACCGCCGCGGATTACGGCCCAGCGCCATCGGTGAAACGGCTCCGGCACGCGGCACATGGATCCTTGAAGGCAATTACCCGAATCCGTTCAACCCGTCCACGTCGATACGATTCACAGCGCCGAGCGCGGGTGATGTACGCCTGAGTGTGTACGACGTGATGGGACGCGAAATCGCGGTGCTGCTTTCGGGCACGGTGAGTGAAGGCACACACATCGTGCAGTGGGACGGCACCGACGCGTCAGGCCGCGCCTGCGCCTCGGGACTCTACATCGCGCGCCTGCGCAACGCTAAGGGTGTTTCCACACTGCACATGCTGCTTGCACAGTGA
- a CDS encoding TonB-dependent receptor, which produces MPLYAQKGSITGTVRDAKTGEALIGVNLLVKGTYYGASTKVDGSYTIRDMNPGQYTLDVSLLGYTKVQKTGVTVSAGKATRIDFSLEETMLSLSEEVVIIGEKPLLDIEQTSSSRTVSADDIAVAVIENVTDVVSQQTGVVKSDNEIHIRGGRSHEAAFLLDGVSVQDPLAGTGFGLQLSAASIEEIEVMTGGFNAEFGQATSGVVNVTTRDASDRYRGSFSWKRDDLGFNSDSRSNWNTDIREATLSGPEPITSTLLPAIGVDLPGTLSFFTSFYSGLSDGFTRLVPVISGGRETGAYRVATASQLNSSIFGGTRFAPRQDNNWYWLGKLTWAVAPTMKLRYSYNQSVSINQNSQSLQTNLEYVEPSPGFPYEFVNILDGANTYTHNTIFHSLSWTHTIDTKSFYEIRFSRFFTQLRADANGKDWRSYTEPRDLVRFPVEYYNLDRDTVGVIPGDGFWDTGNGFTWHDHHVEEYTLRGDYTSAFTEKNKFKAGLEATFGEMQVVDIYKPWIGELGLNNDVYKVYPARGAFYAQDNINFSGMILNVGARLDWWMPGKFVDDAVANPDVVTIPQSVRDSYMDNTFGLFGRRFKARVSPRLGISHPVSDNQTLFFSYGHFTKLPRPQFVYAKLNPVSAKSTFQKFGNPDLNPETTVSYELGLRNQFTENDVFTLTAYYRDIFDYVSTRSAKITSSRFAGGSYITYVNQDYARTRGMEAEYKKRIGRWLRGGASLTYSLATGKSSSADEGALVQRGDLEESIKEDYVIWDRPLQASLWTNFLVAKDAPLFGVAGLDDVSLYVRLFYQSGKRYTPQLQIGTDPLSGRPVYDRDRSRLNGAVGDDWFWIDVNLEKRIRVWGLDLALQVEITNLLDRKNPTIINPVTGRAYEYGDPTPGSYNDPLYPDLQAPLNPYPYNTARYLAPRNIRAGFSLTF; this is translated from the coding sequence ATGCCGCTCTACGCGCAAAAGGGATCGATCACGGGAACAGTGCGGGATGCAAAGACGGGCGAGGCGCTGATCGGAGTGAACCTGCTCGTGAAGGGCACCTATTACGGTGCCTCGACCAAGGTGGACGGCAGTTACACGATACGCGACATGAATCCGGGGCAATACACACTCGACGTGTCGCTGCTCGGATACACCAAGGTGCAGAAGACCGGCGTGACGGTGAGCGCGGGCAAGGCCACACGTATCGACTTCTCGCTCGAGGAGACCATGCTGTCGCTCAGCGAGGAAGTGGTGATCATCGGCGAGAAACCCCTGCTCGACATCGAACAGACCTCGAGTTCCCGCACCGTATCGGCCGACGACATCGCGGTGGCGGTGATAGAAAACGTGACCGACGTCGTGTCGCAGCAGACGGGCGTAGTAAAATCGGACAATGAGATCCACATTCGCGGCGGACGTTCACACGAGGCGGCCTTTCTGCTCGACGGCGTGTCGGTGCAGGATCCGCTCGCGGGCACGGGTTTCGGCCTGCAGCTCAGCGCGGCCTCGATCGAGGAAATCGAAGTCATGACCGGCGGCTTCAACGCCGAGTTCGGACAGGCGACCTCGGGCGTCGTGAACGTCACCACACGCGACGCGAGCGACCGCTACCGCGGCTCCTTCTCGTGGAAACGCGACGACCTCGGTTTCAACAGCGACTCGCGCTCGAATTGGAACACCGACATACGCGAGGCAACACTCAGCGGACCCGAACCCATCACCAGCACACTGCTGCCCGCGATCGGTGTGGATCTGCCCGGCACACTCTCGTTCTTCACCAGCTTTTACTCCGGACTCTCCGACGGTTTCACACGCCTCGTGCCCGTGATATCGGGCGGACGTGAAACGGGCGCCTACCGCGTCGCAACCGCGTCGCAGCTCAACTCGTCGATATTCGGCGGCACACGATTTGCGCCGCGGCAGGACAACAATTGGTACTGGCTCGGCAAACTCACCTGGGCCGTCGCGCCGACGATGAAGCTGCGTTACTCGTACAACCAGTCCGTCTCCATCAATCAGAACTCGCAGTCGCTGCAGACAAATCTCGAGTACGTGGAACCCAGCCCCGGCTTCCCCTACGAATTTGTCAACATCCTCGACGGCGCCAACACGTACACACACAACACCATTTTCCATTCACTGAGCTGGACGCACACCATCGACACCAAGTCGTTTTACGAGATCCGCTTCAGCCGTTTCTTCACGCAATTGCGCGCCGACGCAAACGGCAAGGACTGGCGCTCGTACACCGAACCGCGCGACCTCGTGCGTTTCCCCGTCGAATACTACAACCTCGACCGCGACACCGTGGGTGTGATTCCCGGCGACGGCTTCTGGGACACGGGCAACGGTTTCACCTGGCACGATCACCATGTGGAGGAATACACCCTGCGCGGCGATTACACCAGCGCCTTCACCGAAAAGAACAAGTTCAAGGCCGGTCTCGAGGCCACCTTCGGCGAGATGCAGGTGGTGGACATCTACAAACCGTGGATCGGCGAACTCGGACTCAACAACGACGTGTACAAAGTGTATCCCGCGCGCGGCGCCTTCTACGCGCAGGACAACATCAACTTCAGCGGCATGATCCTCAACGTGGGCGCGCGGCTCGACTGGTGGATGCCGGGCAAATTTGTCGACGACGCGGTGGCCAATCCCGACGTCGTGACGATACCGCAGAGCGTGCGCGATTCGTATATGGACAACACCTTCGGACTCTTCGGCCGCCGCTTCAAGGCGCGTGTGAGTCCGCGCCTCGGCATCTCGCATCCCGTGAGCGACAATCAGACGCTGTTTTTCTCGTACGGACATTTCACCAAGCTGCCGCGGCCGCAGTTTGTGTACGCAAAACTCAATCCGGTGTCCGCCAAATCCACCTTCCAGAAATTCGGCAATCCCGATCTGAATCCCGAAACCACCGTGTCGTATGAACTGGGTCTGCGCAATCAGTTCACCGAAAACGACGTGTTCACCCTCACCGCGTATTATCGCGACATCTTCGACTACGTGTCCACCCGCTCCGCAAAAATCACGAGCAGCCGCTTCGCGGGCGGATCGTACATCACTTATGTCAATCAGGATTACGCGCGCACACGCGGCATGGAGGCCGAGTACAAAAAACGTATCGGCCGCTGGCTGCGCGGCGGCGCGTCGCTTACCTATTCGCTGGCGACGGGCAAGAGTTCCTCGGCCGACGAGGGCGCGCTGGTGCAGCGTGGCGATCTCGAGGAATCGATCAAGGAAGATTATGTGATTTGGGACCGTCCCTTGCAGGCCTCGCTGTGGACGAACTTCCTCGTCGCAAAAGATGCACCGCTGTTCGGCGTAGCGGGGCTGGACGATGTGTCGCTGTATGTGCGGCTGTTCTATCAGTCCGGCAAACGCTACACGCCGCAACTGCAGATCGGTACCGATCCCTTGAGCGGACGTCCCGTGTACGACCGCGACCGCTCGCGGCTCAACGGCGCTGTGGGTGACGACTGGTTCTGGATCGATGTCAATCTCGAGAAACGTATCCGTGTGTGGGGACTCGATCTGGCGCTGCAGGTGGAGATCACGAATCTGCTGGACCGCAAGAATCCGACCATCATCAATCCCGTGACGGGCCGCGCCTACGAATACGGCGATCCGACTCCCGGCTCGTACAACGATCCGTTGTACCCCGATCTGCAGGCCCCGCTGAATCCGTATCCGTACAACACGGCCCGTTACCTCGCGCCGCGCAACATCCGCGCCGGATTCTCCCTTACCTTCTGA
- a CDS encoding PorV/PorQ family protein: MKRRHILPVLLVCLCCAAAPTRAQVIPLLGGQRAGISSLQFLKIGVGARAAALGEAAVAVVDDATALHYNPAGIANIAENQVHFSHTSWFVDLRHAFVGAVYRLSSADAVGVSFTSLSTDDMEITTETQPGGTGRYFSYGDMAVGLTYARALTQQFSFGATVRYVEETIDRLHTRAVLLDLGTAYHTGLGSTRFSVAVTNFGGNVSPEGTVTPQRGAPVSSFQEFSPPTLFRIGFAFEPYEDDTHRLTTSVQLNHPNDNSENVSLGLEYSWGKLFHLRGGYKINVDEEQFALGAGMSTSVGFARAAFDYAFTAHETLDAVHRLSLTLGF, encoded by the coding sequence ATGAAACGTAGACACATCCTCCCCGTCCTTCTCGTGTGCCTGTGCTGCGCCGCGGCCCCCACGCGCGCGCAGGTCATTCCCCTGCTCGGCGGACAGCGCGCGGGCATCTCGTCGTTACAATTCCTCAAGATCGGCGTCGGCGCACGCGCCGCGGCCTTGGGTGAAGCCGCCGTGGCCGTGGTGGACGACGCGACGGCGCTGCACTACAATCCCGCCGGCATCGCCAACATCGCCGAGAATCAGGTCCATTTCTCCCATACCTCCTGGTTTGTCGATCTGCGTCACGCGTTTGTGGGCGCGGTGTACCGTCTGTCGTCCGCCGACGCCGTCGGTGTGTCGTTCACCTCGCTTTCCACCGACGACATGGAGATCACCACCGAGACACAACCCGGCGGCACGGGCCGTTACTTCTCGTACGGCGACATGGCCGTGGGACTCACCTACGCGCGCGCGCTCACGCAGCAGTTCTCGTTCGGCGCGACGGTGCGTTATGTGGAGGAGACCATCGACCGCCTGCACACACGCGCGGTGCTGCTGGATCTCGGCACCGCCTATCACACCGGACTCGGCAGCACACGGTTCTCGGTCGCCGTGACCAATTTCGGCGGCAACGTGTCGCCCGAAGGCACCGTGACACCACAGCGCGGCGCGCCGGTGTCGTCGTTCCAGGAATTTTCGCCGCCCACCCTGTTCCGCATCGGTTTTGCGTTCGAGCCCTACGAGGACGACACACACCGCCTCACCACCTCCGTGCAGCTCAATCACCCGAACGACAACAGCGAGAACGTGTCGCTGGGACTCGAGTACAGTTGGGGCAAACTCTTCCACCTCCGCGGCGGCTACAAGATCAATGTGGACGAGGAACAATTCGCCCTAGGCGCGGGTATGTCCACCTCCGTCGGTTTTGCACGCGCCGCCTTCGACTACGCCTTCACCGCACACGAGACGCTCGACGCGGTGCACCGGCTTTCCCTGACACTCGGATTCTGA
- a CDS encoding HEAT repeat domain-containing protein — MAIFLETIEVGEPSYQGAVVLRFASADTLTCVYRDKPHGYGCHDFHRDHAKKITQRNYRQEYESAGGMVAANFKSDDSFLRKLAVGAAGTNATIDRLKELGFKPIELERGSTGFKIWKKIKIKRVRVPDILCLQTGLRFESRGKTKPEISMSHSLKDPKRAWDAGMRDDDFVSIVVFQQSAESPIDVTRVSPVQFVKVKDLRDAFTQKRVSITTPKGVEEGSEIRVIWTAAIANQPSTVTEVSEKRIRLTHSPTGHIQTVQLVRNKGENTLEPQVRVGDTVESNQIVAAAVPVAVAVARPSSVDEDFFVAKLTSINLSERYAAAKALRYRGYLSARPALAGRIIHAEEDIYVQLEAAAALAAHNYPEGWAFIESKLRSAVLDVPLETQLETVIVISEIPNIRSENLLIEILRDATRDEELRAGAAWALGQCATRTAASALVDAFNSNALDVKTEAARALLKITGPQVDSVAELLRKCSPDQRDGISWVLARSGGFDLNSVIVSADANLRRWISYILGYGKARFSKSDIEAIQESDPEVYFAACVLWQILDSWVDGLTEV, encoded by the coding sequence GTGGCTATCTTCCTCGAAACGATCGAAGTAGGTGAGCCATCGTATCAAGGTGCTGTGGTGCTGCGTTTCGCGTCTGCTGACACTTTGACGTGTGTCTACAGGGATAAACCACACGGATATGGTTGTCATGACTTTCACCGCGATCACGCGAAAAAAATAACACAACGAAACTACAGGCAAGAATACGAGAGTGCAGGGGGTATGGTGGCGGCAAACTTCAAGAGTGATGATAGCTTCCTAAGAAAACTTGCAGTGGGTGCCGCTGGGACGAATGCAACAATAGACCGCCTGAAGGAGCTTGGTTTTAAGCCGATTGAGTTGGAACGCGGCTCGACCGGCTTTAAGATTTGGAAGAAGATCAAGATCAAACGCGTCCGTGTACCCGACATTTTATGCCTCCAGACGGGACTGCGTTTTGAATCCAGAGGCAAGACCAAGCCGGAAATTTCGATGTCCCACTCGCTGAAAGACCCGAAGCGCGCGTGGGATGCGGGAATGCGCGACGATGACTTCGTTTCGATTGTCGTCTTCCAGCAGAGCGCCGAGTCCCCCATCGATGTGACACGCGTCTCACCGGTACAGTTCGTAAAGGTAAAGGACTTACGCGACGCATTTACTCAAAAGCGCGTGTCCATCACTACGCCGAAGGGGGTTGAGGAAGGTTCAGAAATCCGCGTAATTTGGACGGCTGCAATAGCAAACCAGCCGTCAACTGTGACCGAGGTGTCGGAAAAGCGAATCAGGTTGACACATTCTCCTACTGGACATATTCAGACCGTTCAGTTGGTTCGTAACAAAGGGGAGAACACGCTGGAGCCGCAGGTGCGTGTTGGGGATACGGTAGAATCAAACCAGATCGTTGCAGCCGCTGTTCCAGTAGCAGTCGCCGTTGCCCGCCCTTCCTCGGTTGATGAAGACTTTTTCGTAGCCAAGCTCACCAGTATCAACTTGAGCGAGCGCTATGCCGCCGCCAAGGCATTACGCTACCGAGGTTACTTGTCTGCACGTCCTGCACTAGCGGGCAGAATTATCCACGCCGAAGAAGACATCTACGTACAACTTGAGGCAGCTGCTGCACTTGCTGCACATAACTATCCCGAAGGATGGGCGTTCATCGAGAGTAAGCTGCGCAGTGCAGTGCTGGATGTCCCCCTTGAGACTCAATTGGAAACTGTCATTGTCATCTCTGAAATTCCGAATATCAGGAGCGAGAACCTCCTTATCGAGATCTTACGCGATGCAACGAGAGATGAAGAACTGCGCGCAGGTGCGGCCTGGGCACTTGGACAATGTGCCACCCGCACTGCAGCAAGCGCACTGGTGGACGCATTCAACTCGAATGCACTTGACGTGAAGACGGAGGCAGCCAGAGCGCTACTCAAAATCACGGGGCCCCAAGTCGACAGTGTCGCCGAGTTGCTCAGGAAATGCTCACCTGACCAGAGGGACGGCATTTCATGGGTCCTCGCTAGATCAGGCGGTTTCGATTTGAACTCCGTGATCGTATCTGCGGATGCAAATCTCAGAAGATGGATCAGCTACATTCTTGGATACGGCAAGGCCCGATTTTCCAAGAGCGATATTGAAGCTATCCAAGAGTCCGATCCAGAGGTCTATTTCGCTGCCTGCGTTCTATGGCAGATTCTGGATAGTTGGGTTGATGGGCTGACCGAGGTTTAG
- a CDS encoding site-specific DNA-methyltransferase — protein sequence MQSQPLYTTRYGRAVVGDAFALMGELQDESVDLVMTSPPFALRRQKSYGNVEENEYVAWIVPFAKEVFRVLKQTGSFVLDLGGAYRAGVPSRSLYNFRVLLTLCDEVGFHLAEDFYWFNPAKLPSPIEWVNKRKIRAKDSVNTIWWFSKTDFPKADVRKVLAPYSDRMKKLIQDPESFYQPKKRPSGHDISAGFGKDNGGAIPSNLLSIPNTDSNSSYLWLCKEFGLERHPARFPAELPAFFIKMLTNEGDTVLDIFGGSNTTGFTAEALGRKWMTFDLRRDYLVASVFRFLEGRPVEVVRRILSALASDDANVILEDVVCNLANGSNAKVTRVDLIATQEETRQMVLLEEEGKYQARQSTTRRRRGKPPA from the coding sequence ATGCAATCCCAACCATTATACACTACCCGATATGGTCGTGCCGTTGTAGGAGACGCTTTCGCGCTCATGGGTGAACTCCAAGACGAAAGCGTCGATCTTGTGATGACCTCACCTCCTTTTGCACTGAGGCGGCAGAAATCGTATGGGAATGTTGAGGAGAACGAGTATGTGGCGTGGATCGTGCCATTCGCCAAGGAAGTTTTCAGGGTTCTGAAACAGACTGGAAGTTTTGTACTTGACCTTGGAGGGGCGTATCGCGCAGGGGTGCCATCTCGTTCGCTATACAATTTTCGAGTGCTACTGACGCTTTGCGACGAAGTGGGTTTTCACTTAGCCGAGGATTTCTATTGGTTCAATCCGGCAAAACTCCCCTCTCCCATCGAGTGGGTGAACAAGCGGAAGATTCGCGCAAAAGACTCCGTCAATACGATTTGGTGGTTCAGTAAGACCGACTTCCCAAAGGCTGACGTTCGGAAAGTGCTCGCACCGTACTCCGACAGAATGAAGAAACTGATTCAAGACCCTGAAAGCTTCTATCAACCGAAGAAGCGCCCATCAGGGCACGACATTAGCGCCGGTTTCGGTAAGGATAACGGCGGCGCGATACCGTCGAATCTGCTGAGTATCCCGAATACCGACAGTAATTCATCCTATCTTTGGCTGTGTAAGGAATTCGGTCTGGAACGACATCCAGCGCGGTTTCCAGCAGAATTGCCGGCATTCTTTATCAAGATGTTAACGAACGAAGGGGATACGGTGCTTGACATCTTCGGGGGATCGAATACAACAGGTTTTACCGCAGAGGCGCTGGGTCGCAAATGGATGACGTTCGATCTACGCAGAGACTATTTGGTGGCCTCGGTATTCCGTTTTCTTGAGGGAAGACCGGTCGAGGTCGTTCGAAGGATTCTCTCAGCTTTGGCGTCGGATGACGCCAACGTTATCCTTGAAGACGTGGTATGCAATCTAGCGAATGGATCCAACGCAAAGGTGACACGAGTTGACTTGATTGCCACCCAAGAAGAAACAAGACAGATGGTGCTGCTTGAGGAAGAGGGAAAGTATCAAGCACGACAAAGCACTACAAGAAGGCGGCGCGGTAAACCGCCAGCGTGA